TGAAGAGTATTTGCTATATCAGATATACTGTCCATTACTCTGTCAACCTGGTGCTCACAAAATACACTGTTAATGTTTACAATTTAAGCATAACAATGCTGTGTAAAACACTGTCATCGgcttcattgatttttttcctaacaaacTGTCAGGGCGACAGcatgaacaaaagcaaataaactacACACGCTTGGCACATGAACAGCTAAGCCAAGTGTCAGGAGCAAACAGGGCCTGTCTATAACACCAGATGCAGACACAACTCAGTTTACTCTAGCTGTGCTCCAGGCTGGCCAGGCAGGATGTTCAGCAAGCTCAGGAATATCAACTTAGGAATTATACAACTACACATCTTTGAAACTGGAGCCAGTTTGCATCAGTACAGCGTAAACCTGGTCCTTCCCGCACCTGCCCATGCAGCCAGGTCGAAGAGGAACAAAGCAGAGTCCTACATATGTACGCTTTGCCCAGATGGTGTCTGGTCACCTTACCTGAACAGCTCCGTAGCCAACTGAAAGGAGCTGAGCAGGAATATGGCCCTTCCAGAAGGCTACCAACCCCTCCTCCTGGAAGATGCGCTGTATAGCTTGCAAGATGCCATGATACTTTGCCTGGGGGTTTCTTGGGGACAACTGCTCGATCTgaagctggaggaaaacagagaaaatattttcaattcatCACATTTCAATAAGGTTCAAGTATCCAGCTGAGGACTTCACAACCCTGCCAGCCCACCCCTGCTAAGATAGGACGTTCTGCCTTCCCATAGGATCGCATATAGAACCGACTGGGATGTTATTTATGCagggctttaaaataaaaccagacgTGCAACACAAAGGAAGTCAGTAGGGATGATGGTGAAATTCAGTTATTTCTGCTCAGAGAGTGGAGAATGTTCAGAAAGACAAACTGAAAACCACCAGATGCCGTTCTAGCACGTGTGAGGTTACACAAATCGAGGCACCAGGCATGTGCTGCCCTGCATGTGGTGCAGGTGAGAGCGGATTGAGTGCTCTGGCTGCACAGGTGACCGACGCACCCAGGGCAAGCTCAGCCCTAACACGCCATCACCCCATCCCCAACGCGCCATCAGGAAGGCCGATACCTGGAAGCGGATCTTGATGACATCCAAAGGACTGATGAGGACCCGAGTGACCAAGCCCGATGCTGATCCTGCCACAGCTGCTTCCACCGTGGAGACGCACCTGGCCTCAGGGTCATAGCCGACCATGCCTGCCCGGTGTCCCCGCCGCCTGGGGACAGCGAGGCCCGCTCGGCCAGGAGGCGCCTTCCCACCCCCTCACctcacagcctgccccgccATCCCGAGCCCCCTCACACGCCGCCCCCCGCAGCAGCCTCCCCTCTCCCCGCGGGCCCCACGGCGGGCACCGAGGGAGAATACGGAGCCCAAGGCCGGGCGGAGCCGCCGGCTGCCCGCGGCCCAGGGCAGCGGAGCGgtgcggcgcggcgcggcgcggcgcggggagcTCCCCGCCTCAGGGCCGCCTCAGCCTCCCGCCGGCTCCCGCACTGCGCCTGCGCGCCGCGGGGCACGCCGGGAGTTGTagtcccgccgccccgccctGCGCCTTCCGGCATGGCGGGCACGGGCACGGCTCGccgctgggccgggccgggccgggcgggcggcgctaACGCGGGCGGGGGTTCGGCTTTGGGGCGGCTGTGCTGAGCCAGGCAGCGCCCGTAAGGCTACAGGTTGCTCGGCCCCCGGGCCTTGGCCGCAGCACCCAGCGGCTGCCATCCCTCTGCGGAGCGCCAGGgaggagcccccagccctgcgcgGGCACCCAGCCACCCTGGGCGAGCGGCTCCCTCACCGCCTCACAAACAAGCCCGGCGCCCTCGCTGgcacaaatgaaaaatcacCAACCACAGGAATATCCAGGCGCTTCTGAGCAACCACAAAGCCCTTGCCTACATCTGTGTTTGAGGATAATGACTAAGAGCAACTGTTAATCAACAACCCAAACCCTCCCGTGGGCCTTTGCCTCTCGGGTATTAAACCAGGCGACAACATCCACAGGCATTTCCCTGACAGAAGCggagctggggagctgcagagccaaGGGCTCCAGCCAGGCACCCTGCAGGTGTGCCCGCACCCCTCCCTGGCACGGCTCAGCACCTCTCCTTCTTCAGGTGACACAAGTGACAGCGACCTGCGAGGTACTGACCAAGCAGAGCACAAGATCCTGCGACCACCTGAGCCAcggctgctgtgctggcaccaCCCACACACCCATCTCCTCTCTCCTTCAGCACCCTGCTCCAAAAATATATTGCTCTCCATCACTGGCTCCTTACAACCTAACAGTCTGTTCCACAGAGGCACTTGGGCAGCTCAATAAAAAGCttagaaaaaagcaagagaagaaatagTGAAGTGCCACCCTCCTCTTCACCTGGTAGATCCACGCCCTTCAATCCTGGAGGCGCCACCATCATGCCTTCTCCACCTCCTTGCTGTTCACCATGGCACACATGCCAAGTGACACGGCGCTCTGTTGGCTTGGAAGAAGAATGAGTTCTATGCCAAGCATGCTGAGGTTGAACTATAATGCCAGCCTGAGCACTTCGGACCAAAGCGCAccttttacagcttttctctcCCATAGCAATTTAATATCCTATAAATTAGCTCGCTCTGTCATATTTTGGTCAGTTAACTGAAATAACAGACAGATGCTCAAGTGAAGAATTCAATGTATATTTATTATTCACAGTTAATTACTATCTAccaaatgctgctgcagagttAAAGGATTAAGTACATAggccttttttatttaaacactgatttttttttttaatatatatacacacacaagaCATATGTCTGCAAGGCTGCATGATATACACCAATTCCAAAATAAGGAAACAATCAAATGGTCCAGGTGTAGAATGCCATAGATTCCTTTTCCAATCACTttacaaagaaggaagaaagtgaGTAACAGCTAGcaaggagagggggagaaagtAATACTCTACAGGATAGCTCTCTCTTTCATCTGCTGGAAAATTAAAGTGTAAGGCAGAGTCCATCTCAGGAATAAAACATTTGTAACACTTAGTACAAAAAAAGGCACCCTCCAACAAAAGATTGCCCGTGCTTAGCCAGGGCGGGAGGAGATCTCCGCTGTAGTTTTTGGATTCGTTGGTGGGGTGATCCAGCCAAATGGccattgaaaggaaaaataatgcaacTGAAGATTGGCACAGAGAGCGGTGCGAGCTGATTGCTTTCCTTTCCGTCCAATTTAATGTCACACTGCTCTGGTGGAGGAGCAAATGGCCACAATAAATGCCATTATGGTGCGGGGTGGGGATTACAGTCATCACACAGCCTGCTGTGAATggggagcggggtggggggaatcTACTTCAACAGTAACACTGAcctgaggagggaggagaaactGGAGAACAGTGATGGCAACCCCACTTTTCAAGAGCGACACGACTGCAAATATTCCTTATCCAGGCCAAAGAGACAGGCTGATTACATGCATCATGTAGAAACATTCACTAATAGCATAAAGTTTTTTCAAGCACTATTTTTCTTGAGGTTTCTCTGCATTATAAAGTTTTCCATCAAAGGAATGTACATTTAATAGGACATCTCAGGGCTATTATTTCTCAAATTTCCCCCTTaaccctccctccccaaaataTTCTTCCTCATTATCCCTGGTCATAACTTCCCCCTTTCTCTTACTTCTTTTGAGGCTCCTGGTTGCAGCTCCCCACCTCTCACAGCAGCCTAAGCTGCCACTTGAATGCCgtgattttatttcccttgGAACAAGGGAAATTGAACAGTAAGACAAATCTTAAGATTAAAGCTCCATCTCTGTTTGTAGATTTTTCTCAAATGTCCATTGATAAAATCAACCCTCTTTTACACCCTTCCCccaaaagtatttatttacacataggcagaaaaaaaaacccctctgaaaAGCTCTGGACTGTCCTTTTAAcgtaagaaataataaaaaagaaaataagggaaaggcactatggaaaaaattacagaatgtGCTCAACCGTAcacctttaagaaaaaacaaaaaagctgtcAGCGCAGCATTAACAGACTTCAGTTGTACATTGGAGCTTCTCAAAAGCAGGTCTgtgactcaaaaaaaaaaaaaacaacccaacacagaacaaaaagccacagaactcttctcccttcctctgcttGCAAGCTGCTGAGCTTGAGAAGAAAGTGCCAGAGGAGAAGAGACAATAAAAATTCGATTAATAACTCATCTTTCCCAGGCAAGAAGAGCTGAATGTTGAAGGCAAAAGCAGAGActgatgatttttgtttttttttaaaggcaggacTGTGGATTTGGTTCTTCTCTCATGTCCCTTCATGTCAAATGAAGACCAtttgcagagagagaaaataccaGCAGagtttctcccttttcctttaaCTGCATGGGTAGGACTTTATATGGCATTAAAACTTCATGCACTGATggacagaggaggaaggggaaacaAGAAGAGTGAACAAAAGGGGGTAacccaggagcagctgaggaaatttgttattttcattttttctctttctctttttcttttttttttttttttttttttttaaagataagtTTTGGTGTGTAAGTTGAactcttccctgcctccccccccaaccctgccacctgcccctgcccccccacccccccccacaaGTTCCGTACTGAGTGAAGGAGGATCACCTCACGGTGAAAGATGACTCAGGTTTTATCGCCGTGTGATTTTAGGTCACTGGCTGCAGTTAGGCTCTGTATGTGTATTTACTGTTTCTCTGGTTTCTTTAAATAATCTCTAATATTTATCTCTAGATGTTCCGGTTCACCGGGGTCACGTAGTTGCGTGGAAACATGCCCGTCTGTCCGTGGCAGGCTCCCTTCCACCAGTTGGGGTCAGAATTGTCAAGGACTTGGATAAAGTCTCCGCGACGGAAGCccagctctccttcctcctgggGATCAAAGTCAAACAGGGCCTGAACGTATGTTGGTTGctgaaaggggaaagaaaaagatacacGAAGTGAGAATCATCCACAGCGCTCTAGACATCTGCTCCCTCAGGCAGGACCTTAACTTACACTGGAGTTTAACAACAAACATTTGGGTTGTTTCATTTCCCTACAAGCCAGCTTCCAATATCTGTAACAAGACGTTAAAATAGGAAAGTACAGTCTAGAGAAGACCTTACAGAAAAGTCAGGTTTCTGTGAAAGAGCCGAAATAAAGATAGCACACGACTCAAATGTTTTCCTAGTATTTTCCAGTCTTCATGACCTACTGTAAATCTGTAGGCTATTGCAATACAGTAGTCTCTTTGCTAATTCATTGTGTTTTCACCAACAGACATTATGAATATAACTGATCTACCTAACACAAAGCTGTTGATACACAAAACCTGGATGTTGGCATTTTACACATCTTCCTTAAAACTCTCAAGTATAGAGAAATTCTGTCACAGAGCATTTTGCCTGGTCAGCAAATACTTCCATCCTTACGGAAAAGCTAACAGTCTACTTAAAATAGACTTGCATTCCTAAAATCAGGAAGGTATCTTCATGCTTGTCATTTTCAGTCAGCTCTTCTCTCACCCTCTGTTTCACTGACCCAACAGTGCAGAGCCAGATGTTAGTTCGGACAAACCGGTGCCCACAGCACCTGGAGAGCAGTACGAATTCCACACCCCCTGTCTTCAAGCTAGAACTAGAATGCTGCACAAGGAAGCAAAAGGATTTATccaaaaatgacaaaagatCCAGTTACATGCAACGTAACATTCTGATTGCTCTGGGAAATGGGACAAAACAAAGAGCTAGAGATGCATACACAAGCTGCTCCGCTGGCACGTAGCAGTaggtttttgtttctcttaacaCTGGCTAGATCCAAACCAGATCCATATGTTACTACCTGCAACCACTTCTTCAGGAAAAACCAGTGCCAAAGCTTCACCGGCTACTGAGGTGTACAGTTCTGGCTATAAACCAGTATAAATAGAACTATCCTTTCTTACTATGTCCTAAACAAGGAGTAAACCTCTTTTTAATGCACAGGAATCAGATGACCTTCCTGCAACAGTATCCATAAACATTAAGACAAGCCACTAGTTCACACAACAGTAACACTTTGCCAGGACTGGGGGGGAGACTGAGGAGTTAGCAGGTGGGCTCTGCACAAACATCCAGCTTATCCACCAGTATAATACTGGCTGCAGGATCTAAAGACACACTTTCACACACAAGAAAAACGTCAGTCAGCTTCCTTCCACCCCTATTTATTTAAGATGCAATCCCACTTCAGACTGTGGTTGCAATAGTTCATGAAGTGCATTCTATGAAGACACTTCTCTTACCTGTGGCACCTGTTCAATGTCCCGGAGAAATATTTGCTGGTTCCTGGAGACAGATGTGGATCTGTGATAATCTACCAGCTCGTTCAAAGAATTGAACTTCACCACCCAGAGGAAATATTTGCCAGCCCCATCTCTAAGCACCTTGAAGTGCTGCACATCATTTCCAAACCTGTGCGGAAAGAATGAAGAACGCAAAAAAAACATATTATTAGTCACCGAGTACTCCTCTTTTGGGATTGTTGGCACAGAGTTTGGAACAAAAATGTCCTTCAGGGACCAGTGCAAACTGTCAATGACACTGATAATATAGATACCGATTGGCTGCTGTAAAAAAGATGTCCACTTGTCAATTGCATTTTACAGAAATCAGTGATGAGAAAAATGGAATccaaatactgaatttattttgaaaaaaaaccccgcaAGATTCACGTGTACTTTTCTTACAATAGgacttcagtttaaaaccagcttttcaaACCACTCTGAATCTGCAGAAGTTTGAGGTCTGTTTGTAAAGGATTTCTGGTGTCACAACACTTTATCTTGGATGACATGCAATATTTCAGCTATTTTACACTACGTTGCCACATAGCTGGCATCCGGTACATGTACTACTTCATGTGTGCATGCAGTCACCCGAGTCACTGAAGACAGCACACAGAACACCAAGGACACATGCCGTGGGCTTTGCAGTACAAATACCAGGTCACATTTACAGTAGCTGCACCATGGTGCCTTCTGCTTCACGCTCCCAAATAGAAAATTTTGAAGTCAAACAGTACAAGCACTTTGCTTTAGCTCTTCACCCACAGCAATTTCACAGCAGTTTAGGTTTGTGCTGCTCTTGGCCTGTACTTCTCACAGCACCACTCTGTGAGTGGTAATTCAATACATAAGCACCAGTCCCATTATAGGTAAGTTACTGGGAAAACACTGCCACAGGGAGGGGGTAGGATTGTCTCTTTTGGCAGGAAGTCTGGTCTTATGCAAAAGACTGTCTTGCAAAACAAAAGTCTCTCTctagtctttaaaaaacaaaaagaaaacaaaaacccccaaacccccccaaaTGCTCAGAAGGTTATGCTGCACATGTAATGCAGCAACTGCAACTCTGTGTTAACAACTCTTTCTGACAAATAATGGCATTCAGCTGAAGCTACTTTTCCAACAACTTTATTCTGAATAAAGAGGAAATCCAAAGAGGTCCATTGGGATTTTCCAGATGAATGGCACTTCGGTATTTTTACTTCAGTCTAAAACACTGGAAACAGAAGACAACTTGGCATGCATAGCTTCTATACATTGGCTGAAAAAGTAGGCACTATCTTGGCTACAAAGCTAACACTAAAGGACTCATGAATACTgccctctgcttttccttcctcagcctGAGAGCTTCGCACCATTTCAAATCCTGCAGATCGCTGTTTAGGAAAAAGACTTctaaattaaacaaacagggggaaaaaaaaaaaaatcaactgagAAATTACCACCAGATGGCAACACTAAGCTGACAGGCAAGCAGAGCTATGCTATCATAACTTCATGTTTCTTAAAGGAATGCACTTTCTGGAATGAAGCTTCCATTCATATCTGGTATTCCAGCTCAGCTGATTATATCCAAGCCAGAAATATAAACATCTCTAACATCAACAGCTTTAATCCAGTCTGTTGGTATGACTCAGTGCTACTGTACAGGACGGCAAAAATTTGGTTACAGACCAAAgatgaccagaaaaaaaaaaaaaaaaaatcaacacccTAAACATGTTGAG
The Falco rusticolus isolate bFalRus1 chromosome 1, bFalRus1.pri, whole genome shotgun sequence genome window above contains:
- the GRB2 gene encoding growth factor receptor-bound protein 2 isoform X1, with amino-acid sequence MEAIAKYDFKATADDELSFKRGDILKVLNEECDQNWYKAELNGKDGFIPKNYIEMKPHPWFFGKIPRAKAEEMLGKQRHDGAFLIRESESAPGDFSLSVKFGNDVQHFKVLRDGAGKYFLWVVKFNSLNELVDYHRSTSVSRNQQIFLRDIEQVPQQPTYVQALFDFDPQEEGELGFRRGDFIQVLDNSDPNWWKGACHGQTGMFPRNYVTPVNRNI
- the GRB2 gene encoding growth factor receptor-bound protein 2 isoform X2; this translates as MRNVLNEECDQNWYKAELNGKDGFIPKNYIEMKPHPWFFGKIPRAKAEEMLGKQRHDGAFLIRESESAPGDFSLSVKFGNDVQHFKVLRDGAGKYFLWVVKFNSLNELVDYHRSTSVSRNQQIFLRDIEQVPQQPTYVQALFDFDPQEEGELGFRRGDFIQVLDNSDPNWWKGACHGQTGMFPRNYVTPVNRNI